The DNA region TTATCTTTTGGGGACGAAAATCAGGCAACATACTATAAGCTTTTCTTAGAAGTTTTCTAGaattcattctttagtttaaGTCTTTAAAAATAGTTGGCTTTCATTTTCATACTTTGTTCTACATAAAAAGGTCATAGCAGATTCATTTAAAAGTGattctaaataattttcttttctttcttttttcaagagagtttcttcttttaaactttttgggGGAATTAATAGCTGAGAACAATATCTAATTAGTCTTATCTAAAATGGGCAATTTTTAGCTTAGATGTAAGCACttcttataaaataaaacttaaattaaaaaaaaaatcttggataATCTAACTTCCCTTGAGCTCTCAAAATTCTAATCAAGTTTCTGTTCCTCTggggtatataatatatatttaagtcAAATTGTATACAGGACTAAATTGCAAATATTCAATGCCAACTGGAGccttaaaaagaaaccaaagatttATATTTTTACCATCTGAACATGAACAGTAAACACTTTAATCTACAACATACTGTCAACCTATGCATAAGAACACTGccatgttcttgttttttttaaacttttaactcTGACTTTGAAATTTTAACTGAATCTCAGTTGAACCTTAAGAAATGATAACCATAAATTTATAACTGCCTTACTGAAAAATCTGTGAGTCACATTCCCAATATTTTGCTTGCTTAGACTGAAAATTAGTGAAGACACTTACACCATGGTATATAGATAAGTAGATCTGAAAACTGTTTATCATCATCTCCAAAGTACTGAAAAATTATATCCATGAGATTCCAGTTCAAATTTTGACAGACAAAACAAACTAGATTTAAAGttctgtattaaaaaaacaaaacaaaagtacaGTTTGCATTATGGGGCAATTAAAATAACTGTTCCATTTTTGAAGACctgacattaaaaataatgaaaactatgTAAGAGATCATTCTATAATTGTTCTGTTTTGCTCTTCTCATTCTAAGAATGTAgtatttttcagagacaaacagcAAGCTAGTCAAGTTTATGCTTAAGACATTTACCTATACTTGGCCAGAAGTTTCAGAGGCTTCTTTCAGTGTAAACTCTCATGTTAAATATGAACATTTTCCCAATAATACTCTTAAGTCGCATCTCACTTATCTCCCTTAAGAACTGCACAGGCTTATTTTATATACTTAGAAAATCTGTAATAAACTACAGAGTTTACTAAGAGTAGAGGTACTCTGGTTAATGTTCAAAATGGTGTGGCCAGAGGAAAAGCAAGCAATATTAAAGAAGAACGCAATCCTTACCAACACAAATTGAAACCCCCTTTTCCCCAATAAAAAAGCTAGCCCCCAAAAAGGTCTCATTCTATAAAGATTTATCATTTCCAAATCACAGTGTAAGGAACTTGAGTAATTTACcaattttgttttctactctgtgCCTTAGAAATACCTCACTAAAAACTGGTATCTGACACAACAGAAGACATTTGCAGACTATAATATTGTAGTGACAGTACTGAGGTTGATTGTTTGGTTACATCTTAATTATTTATATAGAACATTGGTccaataacttaaaaataaagaacagcaGCTGGAAATTTATCTCAGTCAATGTTCAGAGATAAAAGGGTTAACCactctttccattattttctgcatataagtcctttttcattttgaaatctgATGGCAATTAAATTCTGGCATTGTTCCAAGCTATTGCATGAACAGGATACTGAAGGCCATCACTATACAGCACACTGCAACATAAGGACTCTTTCGTTCACCtgttgagaaaaagaaatattcatcTTTATTAACTGAGTATCTAACATGGATATAATAAGGTATTACTACAGGGGAGGTGTACATGAAAATCAAGACAAAGTTCTTGTCTATGAAGccgctgtgtgtgtgtgcgtggtgggggtggggtggtggtgggggtggtggtggtggtggaagggCAAGAAACAAGGAACAGATGCAAcataaaaacaagtaaaatacCAAATGAGCTAACTATACGGATTAGAAAACCCTTGAAGCTCTATTCCTGAGTAACAAAAAGCAGAATGCAGCACAGAGGCCCAAGAGTAATGATCTCAAGCAAATCAATAAAGGCCAAAGAAATACTGtttactttcttcctgaaaaatGTGCAAATTTCCAACCTATTAAAAGAAATCCAACATACAACTTTAGCTATACTTTTTTTCCTCACTGGTAGCGATTAatgaccctgaaagggggaaaaataagcatttgtggataaaaataaacagaagatggtcaataaagcttttaaaaaacatggaTGTAAAATATAATgcttaataaaaaacatattagaaaaaaatatttctgagatGGATATCTTACCAAATCTTTATTAATATGATTACTCTGGGTAAGAAATGTAGaacataaaacaaacatttcTGTATGAGTCAGTTTTCACATGTGTTTAGGgagtcccccaccccccccagagACTTTCCTTTACATAAATTAGACCTGAAGTTGGCTTGTGAAATTGTCTTGCAAATAGATAGAGATCCAGTGATTGCAAATTAACTCATCCTGTTCTTTCCTGTTTCTGCAGTAACTAGTAACTGCAAGGCTGTACTAATCCATAAAGCCCCAGGCATTTGGAGTGTGCTTGAGAGCAGCctaagaaggaagaaggaaggaggaggagaaacagATATATGCTGCTTCTAGAAATAAATCTTGGGAATTTACCTGATGTCTTCTTGTAGAGATGATTTATGCCCTGTTCTAAGTATTTGTCTAAGATGTTTAAAATGAACTTTTTCCCAGAATCGACAGTAACAAGTTCAGTTAATTGCTCCTGGAAAACTTTGATCACCCTTATCAACTAAAATTCTCaaggttattttcattttccagagcCTCCTTACGGAGCTCACACTGCCATATTGTTATATCTCTCTGTGTCTGATCAATGGCACTATTTAAAGACGGTATCGTACATGCAAAATAAACATTTGGTGTTTCTCTGGAAGTGCTGTTTTTCTATCCATAGATATTTAATGGACTGccagctaaagaaaaatttagaaagtGGGAGAATAGTAATTTTCAATAACATCATCTCAATTGGAAAAAAACTCCCAAAACTACCTTGGGGCATAATCTTTAAGCAACACTAATTCTtttggtgtttaaaaaaaaacaagaaacaaaaaaaactaagccatcaaaaaaaaaaaaaattcacacatAAATTTTGGGTAATTTCAAAGTAAGCCTGTCACTTTTATTAAGCTATATACATCCATTAACTAATATATAGTCTTACTACAGAAGAAATTACTACTGTCCCCAAATTTCCATCTGCTGGAAAATAATGTTTGAGGAAGTTTTTCTCCATCCTCCAAGTCAGAACATTATAATTTACATATGGAtttcattttcctgttctcaatttttgTAAGAGATTGTCATGTGGTAAAGCTAAACATCTTTGGCTGAACTTACTAAGAATGTTACTTCTTGTCTGGTCTTGGACTGTATAAGTCAATGTGAAACAGTTGCTGTAATGTGATGTGTAACATGATAAGATGCTTTGAACTGGACCTTTCCCCATTAAAACTGCATCCTTTGTGTATATATTGTGTGTCAAGATAAGAGAGGAACATGTGGTTGAGAAAGCAGCATATCGGCATCACCATTTTCTAAGCTACTTCACCAAAACGAAAAGCTAATGCTTTCACATAATGGGCGAGAATGAACACATTTAACTAAACCATTCAACCTGTGGCATTCACAGTCAAGAgaggaaaatggaaattataaatacaaaaacaaaaaaagcattgCTTATAATTATTCATAAAAACAGATCATACCAGAGGGAATCATTAAGAAAGCTACAAACTAGATATCTTAAATTTTTTGCTATACTCTTTTCAGGAAATAGTTGTGAACAAAAGGGTCACTTGGGTTGGCTACTGAATGGAGTTACTGACAAATCTCTATGAAATAAAACGCATATTTGTCTAAGTAGATTAACATATCTTAATATTTCCCCATGAGTTACGAACTTGATGAAAACACAGGAGTCCtaattccatatttttaatatttttaccaaTGAATGTTTAGTATTACTGGAATACTCTCTATTCGCTCAAACTGCCTTGCTCTTCCATTATATTCTCTTTGCAGTTTACTTGAGggtcttttcatttctctgttttttggcaatattcttttatttctttttcagagtgacTTGGCTCTGAAGCAAGTAGTTTGGtttacatatatgtacatttCCCATTAGCTACTAATGTTAGCCCTTGAGAGTGTTAACTTTTTTCTCTGGCTCTCTTCTTGGTTCTTTTTGGAGTACTTAAGACTTCTGTTATTTCAGGGTTTGTAGCTGTTGAGCATGCTGAGTGCCAGATAAGTCTGCACCACAGATCTCTGTAGATCTAGGCCAgtttctcaacttcagcactACTGACTTCTTgtgctggataattctttgtagCAAGGGGCTATcttgtgcactgtaggatgtttatcAGCATCCCTATCCACTATATGTGTCTGCCCCTCATCCCCCCATGTTGTGACAGCCAAAAAtatctctagacattgccaaatgacCCGATTGGTAAACAGTTATCTAGGTTATATTTGTGCCTTTACCAATCAAAGGTCAGTGATACTTTTTACAAATGAAAGATGCTCATGCCTTATCACCATATGAGAGAATAAAGTATAACAAAGAACACAGAGGAAGGACAGTTTAAAATGTTAAGAGAACATTGAATTCTCTGGAAGATGTCTTTTAATAATCAGTACATTACAATAAAGGCCTTGAAAGGGGTACATTTCTGTGAAGCCCCTTACGATTATACTATCATTATTTTCTACAGCAAGAAACCTAAAAGGGCAAAGAATCCCGTGATCTCAGCATCACAGTTTTAGAAGGGACTTCTAGATAATTCAATATTACGTTTACATGTTCTACTGTTAATGGGTGCACTGCATATCACTAAAGGTTCAAGGGAAGAAAGCTTGCTTTCtcaaaattatttctgtggatAATAACATATGAAtcttagaaaacattttaagattTGAAACTTCTGTAACCAATTTTTAGCCTTTAGCCAAGACTAGTTGCTTATCCCCTTCCTCAGATATATTCTATTAGTTCCCAGGTCATCTacagaaaaatttttaagtgttacaagaatttagtttatatttttgaAACTCGAAACAATTTTGTTTCCTGTTATGGACTATGTCAGAAATTTTCCACATCTCTGAAAAgttgaaaaccaaaataaaacataatactCTTCAGGGAACAGCTTATCTAAAAAAGATGACTCTTAAATCCCCTATTCTATTTAAAGGAGAATTCAGGCTGTTGTCAGACTGGTTAACAAGattaaatgttaaatgttaaGGGTAGGAAAACTGTCCTTTGTTATGAAAATCTGCCAgctttatgaaagaaaaatgtagtTATGTGTAAATTCAATGTTAGAAGAAGAGCAGTAATATCAAACattttgggggtaatgaaaagaatttcaaagaaggacaagaaatatttgtttcccATCCAAGTGGCGCAACTACAAATGCCTTAAAAATGCTGGAGTAActaaggcatttttaaaaaggatataaTTGACTACTCAAGAATATTGGTGAAGTACagtaataaaatacattttaagtcaTTCACTTACCAATCATTTCAGAGTTTACTATGTGCTGGACACCGTACTAAGTgctgtatacatatatgtatatatgggaTGGGACAAGAGTATATCATTTTCtatatctacatatattttaaaatgctactgATGTTAGAAGATAACCATATTTATCTTTACTTTAATCAATTTGGACAAAGTTCAGCTGTAACTACCTAGGGTTCAACAGACAAAatagctaattttttaatgcaattttattgagatatattcacacaccatacaatgcatctgaagtatacaatcactggctcacgctaatgtttttttaaaagcaacaaaTAACATTCCATTACTTAATACAGGACAATAAAATGATTATGCCTAGATGGTTGCTCAGAAAGTCTTTCATCAGATGGAAATTCATCCTCAATTATCAAAATGGTACAAATTACACAGAACAGATTCCATATTATGAGCATAAAATTATGCCAGAAATCCCATTAAAACCAAGATATCTGATGTCTGAATTGGAGATTTTTTTATCTTCCAGCTAATGAAGTAAAATGAGGTATCCACAAAGTCTAGTTTAAACACACAAATGTCTGCAAGAAATGCATGAACTTGTGAAGCCTGAAATCTTAAAACTGACATTTGATTTGTGTGAGTATGACATAAGTAAGTGGGCCAACAAATTACAGCTGAAAAAAATGGAGGGAGACACAGACACTTACCAATTCTGGCACACTTCCAAAATATGCCCAACAATCTgtacagaataaaaaagaaaagagtggcTATTGATTTCTGGGAAACtttaatcattctctcaataTCATAATTTCCACAATCACGTGGACAATTTATGATACACTGGCATTTTAACTCTGATGCTTTGCTTCAAATCTGAAATTTGCTTGTTTGATGTCTATCCACCATTTATGAAAGTAGGATACACCATATCAATCATCAATGTATCGAAACTGCTATGAACTAGAATATATGTGGTATCATAGGTCAAACTTGGGGTAAATCAATGTGAGTAGCAAAACTGTCCACAAGGGCTTACTACACTTGGATTAATTTGGTCAACTGCAAGTGCTTTAccttcaaaagaagaaaatatatatgccAATTTAAATAAACATCAATTCTGAGAAAATGATAAATGGAGACAGCAGGTTTTGGATGAATTATGACattaaaaaaagcaagcaaaacgCTTACATTAAAAACTTAAATCTTATAGAAGCTCTATACTTAAATAATCTATAAGCAAGGATTCACATAGCTGCGTCATTAGATAAGGAGGGATACAAAAATAATGTGCCTTTATTTTCAATACAagtagaaaatttacaaatgtgGGGGACACTGTATGAGTTAACTAAATATAGCATTTAATGCATACattccagaaaaaaaggaaaattagaataaggatgtcaattctattaatgcatattataaataaaatacatattacaTGAATACATCACTTATTTGGCATGTATAAATCACTAGCTGtttaaaaaagacaactaaatcATACAATGTCTAGAGATAACTGAAACAAATACAAACATTATAGACAATACTTTGTTGTCataacaatataattataaatggTGTCATACCTGtttacacattaaaataaattgacatcattattttattttataatggtTAGGATTGGTTCAACAAAATCACAGTACTTAAATTCCAGGGAAATGTATTACACTTTTGTAACCAAAGAGAAAGCTGGCTAATGAATCGTTAAGCAAGATGGATTCTATATATGTTCTTCCAAAGTATAATAAATTCCTGACCTCAAAACAGAAAGTGTCTTAGGACAGATTACCTGTAATGGGCAAAAATACAAGTTTTTTtgaaggaatgacattctgataagTAAACAATTTGACTAtaggaacaaaaggacaaaagtcATACACACTCCATAAAGTAATATAAGCTAATATGAAGATACACAGTAAGTTACTTTGGCGCCTGACTGGGTCTAAATTCAAATCCCACTTATTAGTTACACAACTGTAAGcaagttattaattttatttctctgcctcagttttacCACTTGTGAAATAGGGATATTAAAAGCATTTACTTCATAAGGTTGTTTTGAGGATACATGAGTTATTATACAGAAAGTCCTTAGAAAAGTGAGTATCATATGCTGTATTCAGTAATATTTAGGGTAAAGGCACATATAGCAGTAACTCCAGATATCACTTAAAATCTGTTTACATTTCTTCATCAAAAAATAGAGGACATTTGCTGAGGCATTTGCAATGCCAGGGCTCCTTGATTCTGAGAACTTATAATATACATTATAGCAAATGGAGGGATTCAGAGGCAGGATCAATATGGTCCCTCCACGGGAAGCTATGAGCTCCACAGAACAGAATGAAACCACAGATCACAAAATCAAGTTCTTTTCAGCTCTGATATTCTAGAAATACTTACACGTTGCATTAAGAAACTGGAACAACCCATTTAGCACACTAAAagctttaaatgaaaaaagaatcccTGAATTTGGCAACTTAAGAGACTTTATCAATATCACCTTagcaatttccacatatttctgtAATATCCCAAATTATATTTACTAAAATATAGGATTTGTTAGTTGACTAAAAACCAATACAATTACACTGCTTAGTTTCTATGGATATAAACCAGTAAGTATATCTGATGATAATGCTGAGGCCTATGAAGCTGGGAAACAAGACAAAGTAAAAACCTTCTCTGATGCTTTTTAATTCTATATTACTGAAACAGCAAAAATTGAAGTTATCTTCAGCAGTAAAGTCTCAAGAACTCATTTTACCCAATTTGTCTAGGCATCTTCACCTACGCATGTAACACTCTCACTACAATAAAAGCTCACCAATATATAAACATGTTCAAGGAACCCAGACTACCAGGCAGGACAATGAAATTTCTAAGCTCTGCCAGTACCTGGCTATTTGCTGACTCATGTAACatgtaaacagaaagatacaagagTCTGCAAAAATTTCTTCTACAAATCTCATGTAGAAATCGAAATAGAATGGTGCCTTAAAATTGGTATAAatagaaacaaacataaaaagcTTCTACTTGGATGTATCAGTAtatacttaaaaatgtaaaaataggcatgctatatttttgtttttttaatgtaggagAAATATACTACCACTCAACCTCTTCTATAAGGTTGGCAGCCCTGAGAActccttttttaatgtagcatGTTATGGATATATTCCTGCTCCTAAAAGAATGAGGAACAGACATTTCCACATGCAATCTAGTttctttgaaagacaattttcatAATagcatcagaaaagaaaaaatattcaattccACTATGTGATTATTCTTTAGTAAAATAAACACGTGACTATCTTATCAGATACACATTACGTATTGTATAAGAATTCTAAGCAACTGTTCAAtgagaataaatatttactggTTCAACCGTATGCTTTAATTGTTGGGGGCTgcaggaaaaggggaaaaggaaataaaactaccTGCTTGAGTAGAAAGGCCTCATGCACAACTAAGGAACAAATAAGATTATGTAATTTCAACAACTAGAgattctattatttcttcttttgttttgtaaTATGATTAAGTGAGGTATTGACtcttatcaagaaaaaaatcaaggcatttatttatagaaatttataaatatgtaaggCAAAGAAAGTTTACATAGTTTTCACCATGTCATctttgttttttagtatattattCTTTTTGGTTGAATTCAACGTGTCTTTTATATTATAAACAtagcacttaaaaaaaatattttaattctgtgtGCTAAGGGTCATACTAAACTTAAATCTTTCCAGGGTGTGAAAGTATAATTGAAAGGGATGTGACACAACCAAGacttaatttttattactattttcagTAAGCTAAATTTCTCCAGAGATGTTTGCTTTAAGATACCATTCGGAGCCTATATGAATAGAGCAGTCTTGTCCCAAGGAGGAAAAAacctatattattatttttacttacagatgttATAGATGGACTGATTGCTTACACTTATTTTAATCCTTTCAAAATATAATGatcaactttattcataattctATAAAAACTAGGGCCAAATACTACCTTTCAAAGTAATAAATTGTATCTTTAACCCCACAGAAAAAACTGCCAagtcttttttaatataaaattttcagTCTAACACATGTCacttctgaaatttatttttatagtaagGTACTCTGACTATaaagattttggatttttttttaaaaagagaaaataatgtaaaaagttATTACAAAACTGAGTTACACACAGGAATTGAATAACTAATGAATTCATAGTAATTAACATTCAATGTCTACAAGAACTAATTTGGGTGATGAGACATCACTAGCAACATACCCAGTTTTATTTCTGTCCAGGAGGCTGGGTGCCAAGGATCGGATATAAGCACAGGTACATATAAGCAGCAAGATTACAGTcaacaaactctgaaaattgaaaatggcagactaaaaagagaaaaagaaaaattaatatcacAAGAAAAACTGCTTGGGTAAAAAATGTCAGACAATTTCACATTAAGAATCatgctttcatttctccaaaaaggcaAATAGACTTAAACATCTGAGAATACTCAAAACCTGAGAATCATGAGATGTTCAGAGAGTGTACTTCCATTCTTTGGCTAAGGAAGGCAAGAGAAGCAACAAAAATTCTAAATTCAAGAACTTGAAAATACTACCAAAAATGTCACAAATCCCAAATTGCTGACCATAGCACAACCAATatataaagatgttcaaagaaccCAGACTACCAGGCAGGACAATGAGGTCTCCAAGCTCCGCCAGGACCTGGCTACATGTTGACTCATTAGCATAAGTTTCTGTCTCACAACTGTAAGCTGGGTGAGACTGTGGAGATTAAATGCTGACTaaatgccattaaacaaatatgaaactacaaatgctggaggggatgtggagaaattggaactcttattcattgttggtgggactgtataatggttcagccactctggaagtcagtctggcagttccttagaaaactaaatatagagttacccttcgatccagcgattgcacttctcggtatatacccggaagatcggaaagcagtgacatgaacagtatctgcacgccaatgttcatagcagcattattcacaattgccaagagatggaaacaacccaaatgtccttcaacagatgagtggataaataaaatgtggtatatacacacgatggaatactacgcggaagtaagaaggaacgatctcgtgaaacatatgacaacatggatgaaccttgaagacataatgctgagcgaaataagccaggcacaaaaagagaaatactatatgctaccactaatgtgaactttgaaaaatgtaaaacaaatggtttataatgtagaatgtaggggaactagcaatagagagcaattaaggaagggggaacaataatccaagaagaacagataagctatttaacgttctggggatgcccaggaatgactatggtttgttaatttctgatggatatagtaggaacaagttcacagaaatgttgctatattacgtaactttcttggggtaaagtaggaacaggttggaagtaaagcagttatcttaggttagttgtctttttcttactcccttgttatggtctctttgaaatgttcttttattgtatgtttttttttttttaattttttttttcatacagttgattttaaaaaagaaaaaaaaaaaaaaaaaaaaaaaaaaaaaaaagatgcagtgcccccttgaggagcctgtggagaatgcaggggtattcgcctaccccacctccatggttgctaacatgaccacag from Choloepus didactylus isolate mChoDid1 chromosome 13, mChoDid1.pri, whole genome shotgun sequence includes:
- the TMEM167A gene encoding protein kish-A, encoding MSAIFNFQSLLTVILLLICTCAYIRSLAPSLLDRNKTGLLGIFWKCARIGERKSPYVAVCCIVMAFSILFMQ